A genomic region of Fodinisporobacter ferrooxydans contains the following coding sequences:
- a CDS encoding MBL fold metallo-hydrolase, whose product MALQMIGAKELHAKINSGEPIFILDVRNPEEYNDWKIEGKNLESVNVPYFDFLDEDEKNYKDLPKGTEIVVVCAKGGSAQMVAEILDEKGYTVSVLEEGMLEWSQFYHPVTIAMDEHMKLIQLNRFAKGCLSYMVISEGKALVVDPGRHIEEYIQVANKEHATITHVMDTHLHADHISGGPELTEKTGAMYYISSSEMKEAKHNFEPLDKHNHFQVGAVDVKVLAIPTPGHTPGSTSFLVNDRFLLSGDTIFVGGLGRPDLGGKAREWAQSLYDTVFTTIANLSDDVLVLPTHFADIQEINANGFIGATLGEIRKSNDIMRTENREEFTERVVGAVGSSTPPNYEEIVDINRGVVDVTAEKATELEIGPNRCAVHHN is encoded by the coding sequence ATGGCATTGCAAATGATTGGTGCAAAAGAGTTGCATGCAAAGATCAATAGTGGTGAACCGATTTTTATTTTGGATGTCCGAAATCCGGAAGAATATAACGATTGGAAAATCGAAGGGAAAAATCTCGAATCAGTTAACGTGCCTTACTTCGATTTTTTGGATGAGGATGAAAAAAATTATAAAGACCTGCCGAAAGGCACGGAAATCGTCGTCGTTTGCGCAAAAGGCGGCAGCGCCCAAATGGTTGCAGAAATTTTGGACGAAAAAGGATATACTGTAAGTGTATTGGAAGAAGGCATGCTGGAATGGAGTCAATTTTATCATCCTGTGACGATTGCCATGGATGAGCATATGAAATTGATTCAACTGAATCGTTTTGCCAAAGGTTGCCTTTCCTATATGGTGATTTCGGAAGGAAAAGCACTCGTCGTGGATCCCGGCAGACATATCGAGGAATATATCCAAGTAGCCAACAAGGAGCACGCGACAATCACACATGTAATGGATACACATTTGCATGCGGACCATATTTCCGGCGGACCTGAATTGACGGAAAAAACCGGAGCCATGTATTACATTTCCTCGAGCGAGATGAAAGAAGCAAAACACAATTTTGAACCATTGGATAAGCATAATCATTTTCAAGTGGGTGCGGTGGATGTGAAGGTTTTGGCCATTCCAACACCGGGACATACACCCGGCAGCACATCTTTTTTGGTCAACGATCGTTTTCTGTTGTCAGGCGATACGATTTTTGTGGGCGGATTGGGGCGGCCTGACTTGGGTGGAAAAGCACGGGAATGGGCGCAATCGTTGTACGATACCGTATTTACAACGATTGCCAATCTCTCCGATGATGTCTTGGTGCTGCCAACTCATTTTGCCGACATTCAAGAAATCAATGCTAACGGATTTATTGGCGCCACATTAGGCGAGATTCGCAAAAGCAACGACATTATGCGTACCGAAAATCGGGAAGAGTTTACGGAGCGGGTGGTTGGTGCTGTAGGCAGCAGCACACCGCCGAACTATGAGGAAATCGTCGATATCAATCGCGGTGTTGTCGATGTGACAGCGGAAAAAGCAACGGAGTTGGAGATAGGTCCCAATCGTTGTGCCGTTCATCACAACTAA
- a CDS encoding class I SAM-dependent methyltransferase — MGHRFNPKHVHKLTSPERQKLLPPEEILQSLEIGLQDDIADIGCGPGYFAIPAARMTRGTVYGVDVEPEMLRILQDNMREADISNIQTVESDMEHIQLPDHCVNKLLCSFVLHEVGDMDQAIREFQRILRPNGKILVIEWEKKEMESGPPLEERLEASELEQKLQAFDFQTRLVRPNDKQYMIIAE, encoded by the coding sequence ATGGGTCACCGATTCAATCCCAAACACGTACACAAACTTACAAGCCCGGAGCGGCAGAAACTTTTGCCGCCGGAAGAAATTCTTCAGTCATTGGAAATTGGATTGCAGGATGATATTGCAGATATTGGCTGCGGTCCCGGATATTTTGCCATTCCTGCTGCACGAATGACTCGAGGGACAGTGTACGGTGTAGATGTGGAACCGGAAATGCTTCGAATCTTACAGGACAACATGAGAGAAGCCGATATCAGCAACATTCAAACCGTGGAAAGCGATATGGAACACATTCAACTTCCCGATCATTGTGTAAATAAGCTGCTTTGCTCCTTTGTCCTGCATGAAGTCGGAGATATGGATCAAGCGATCCGGGAATTTCAACGAATTTTGCGGCCCAATGGGAAAATATTGGTGATTGAATGGGAAAAGAAAGAAATGGAATCCGGTCCTCCGCTGGAAGAGCGTTTGGAAGCGTCAGAGTTGGAGCAAAAACTGCAAGCCTTTGATTTTCAAACCCGATTGGTTCGGCCCAATGATAAACAGTACATGATTATCGCAGAATAA
- a CDS encoding DsrE/DsrF/DrsH-like family protein, which produces MAKRVAIIASNGGLDNAYKVFNIATAAAATDAEVAIFFTFEALTMIHKDADKLLTMGPGKEHFVEGFKRANVPTIPELIEIAKESGVKLIACQMTMDVMGLTKDAFIDGIDVGGAVTFLDFAYDADVSVTF; this is translated from the coding sequence ATGGCAAAACGTGTAGCGATTATCGCATCAAATGGTGGATTGGATAATGCCTATAAAGTATTCAATATTGCAACAGCAGCAGCTGCAACAGATGCAGAAGTGGCGATTTTCTTCACATTTGAAGCATTGACAATGATTCACAAGGATGCGGACAAACTTTTGACGATGGGTCCTGGAAAAGAACATTTTGTGGAAGGATTCAAGCGCGCAAATGTCCCAACGATTCCGGAATTGATCGAAATCGCCAAGGAAAGCGGCGTAAAATTGATCGCCTGCCAAATGACAATGGATGTGATGGGCCTTACCAAAGATGCTTTTATTGACGGCATCGATGTTGGCGGCGCAGTGACATTCCTGGATTTCGCATATGATGCGGATGTATCCGTAACGTTTTAA
- a CDS encoding sulfurtransferase TusA family protein yields the protein MSYSVNKTIDCKGLSCPMPIVRTKKAVEEIQPGQVLEVLATDPGSVADVKSWAQRTGHQFIGTQEDAGVFKHYIRKSDENELKPEKKHPHTITNEELQTKLQDKPVILDVREPMEYAFGHIPGAKLVPFGKLEEAIEELKTTHGEQEIHVICRTGNRSDIACQMLTEKGFQHVKNVVPGMAEWSGPVEKQ from the coding sequence ATGTCTTATTCGGTGAATAAAACGATCGATTGCAAAGGATTATCTTGTCCCATGCCAATTGTTCGCACAAAAAAAGCAGTGGAAGAAATTCAGCCTGGCCAAGTTCTGGAAGTGCTTGCAACAGATCCTGGTTCCGTGGCAGATGTGAAAAGCTGGGCGCAAAGAACGGGCCATCAATTTATTGGCACACAAGAAGATGCGGGTGTTTTCAAACACTATATTCGCAAGTCTGACGAGAATGAATTAAAACCGGAAAAGAAACATCCACATACCATTACAAATGAAGAATTGCAGACAAAACTTCAGGACAAACCGGTGATTTTGGATGTTCGAGAACCGATGGAATACGCATTTGGCCACATTCCAGGGGCAAAATTGGTCCCGTTCGGCAAGCTGGAAGAAGCGATCGAAGAACTGAAAACAACACATGGAGAGCAAGAGATCCATGTGATCTGCCGGACGGGAAACCGCAGTGATATTGCCTGTCAAATGCTAACGGAAAAAGGGTTCCAACATGTGAAAAATGTGGTGCCAGGCATGGCGGAATGGTCTGGACCCGTTGAAAAACAATAA
- a CDS encoding response regulator transcription factor, which translates to MSVKVLIIDDEEQMRKMIRVYLHAYGMEVTEAENGETALHLLKTRSFDTIILDVMMPVMDGFTFLKTYSMNIPILVLSAKSQMEDKLKGFDLGVDDYLTKPFDMRELVARIQALVKRAGKRSDQKRKEFNLNRESHTLIVWDEEVFLTPKEFEILELLSNHSKRVFSRDELFIQIWRDEHEGEERVIDTHVKHIRDKCKKAGLSFNPVLTVWGVGYRFGGSQE; encoded by the coding sequence ATGTCTGTAAAAGTTCTAATTATTGATGATGAAGAACAAATGCGAAAGATGATTCGTGTATATTTGCATGCATATGGCATGGAAGTCACAGAAGCAGAAAATGGCGAAACAGCATTGCATCTTCTAAAAACCCGGTCATTTGATACGATTATTTTAGATGTTATGATGCCGGTTATGGATGGTTTCACATTTTTAAAAACATACTCTATGAATATTCCAATCCTTGTATTATCCGCAAAGTCGCAAATGGAAGACAAGCTGAAAGGGTTTGATTTAGGTGTGGATGACTATCTTACAAAGCCATTTGATATGCGTGAATTAGTCGCTCGTATCCAGGCATTGGTGAAACGTGCAGGCAAAAGATCCGATCAAAAAAGGAAAGAATTTAACCTGAATCGAGAATCCCATACGCTTATCGTGTGGGACGAGGAAGTTTTTTTAACTCCTAAAGAATTTGAAATCCTTGAACTATTATCGAATCACTCCAAGCGTGTGTTTTCCAGAGATGAACTTTTCATTCAAATCTGGAGAGATGAACACGAAGGGGAAGAGCGGGTCATCGATACACATGTAAAGCACATTCGCGATAAATGTAAAAAGGCGGGACTTTCCTTCAACCCCGTACTTACCGTCTGGGGAGTCGGGTATCGATTCGGGGGAAGCCAAGAATGA